The following proteins are encoded in a genomic region of Pelecanus crispus isolate bPelCri1 chromosome 26, bPelCri1.pri, whole genome shotgun sequence:
- the SLC39A5 gene encoding LOW QUALITY PROTEIN: zinc transporter ZIP5 (The sequence of the model RefSeq protein was modified relative to this genomic sequence to represent the inferred CDS: deleted 3 bases in 2 codons) — MGPRGLLLGVLGLLALGSAGAGEGPLPEDATQEHGYYLQQLFGQSSTRSWATATSATSTCWRCRRRSTGTGTLSGSTAGTRHPPPRRPPAPPARGPPSQKAGRRQRPPSPRCRGHPWEPWGPPRPRRDQPGLSLLGRVLGLEHSGTDHPHDDCLNVTQLLVNFGLDSVSQLTPEQFTLLCPALLYQIDSRVCIQHSDEVTLPPPGGALWPALGWGLLAVAFVSLPSALAVILLPLLSRSCFRSLLAFLVALAVGTLCGDALLHLWPHAQGMHQETPGAEVLQGLAVLGGIYLLFLVELLLGMLRRSREARGRSPGETPDVAVGVLAPSQGGAELRHLTAPEPELELKPYGCSPHSHSPHDHSPHGHSPHGHSSHGHSHGPALPASPGAADVVWMVVLGDGIHNLTDGLAIGAAFSHSLASGLSTALAVLCHELPHELGDLAVLLRAGTAPRTVLLLNLLSALLSCLGAAAGAAVGQSASHLTPWLLTATAGVFLYVALADMLPEALRGTEGPGEGGWGRFLLQNAGFLLGGGIMLGIALAEGHVRAWLQP; from the exons ATGGGCCCCCGCGGGCTCCTCCTGGGcgtcctggggctgctggctctgggGAGCGCGGGGGCTGGCGAGGGGCCGCTGCCCGAGGACGCGACGCAGGAGCACGGCTACTACCTGCAGCAGCTTTTCGGGCA ATCCAGCACGAGGAGCTGGGCCACGGCCACGTCAGCCACCTCGACCTGCTGGAGGTGCAGGAGGAGAAGCACCGGCACTGGCACCCTGTCTGGGAGCACGGCGGGGACCCGGCACCCACCGCCCCGGCGCCCACCCGCACCCCCAG CCCGCGGCCCTCCCAGCCAAAAAGCTGGACGACGCCAgcgcccgccgagc ccccggTGCCGGGGCCACCCATGGGAGCCGTGGggccccccccgc ccccggcggGACCAGCCCGGCCTGAGCCTGctggggagggtgctgggcttGGAGCACTCCGGCACTGACCACCCGCACGACGAC TGCCTCAACGTCACCCAACTGCTGGTGAATTTTGGGCTGGACTCGGTGTCCCAGCTGACGCCGGAGCAGTTCACCCTCCTCTGCCCGGCCCTGCTCTACCAGATCGACAGCCGCGTCTGCATCCAGCACAGCGATGAGGTGACGCTGCCTCCCCCGGGGGGGGCCCTGTGGCCAG cgctgggctgggggctgctggccgTCGCCTTCGTCAGCCTGCCCTCTGCCCTGGCCGTCATCCTCCTCCCGCTGCTGAGCCGCAGCTGCTTCCGCTCGCTGCTGGCCTTCCTGGTGGCACTGGCCGTGGGGACGCTCTGCGGGGACGCCCTGCTGCACCTCTGGCCCCAC GCCCAGGGGATGCACCAGGAGACGCCGGGGGCCGaggtgctgcaggggctggcggtgctggggggcaTCTACCTGCTCTTCCTGgtggagctgctcctggggatGCTGCGGCGGAGCCGGGAGGCCAGG GGACGCTCCCCCGGAGAGACCCCCGACGTGGCCGTGGGGGTCCTGGCACCGTCACAAGGAG GGGCCGAGCTGCGACACTTGACGGCACCAGAGCCAGAGCTGGAGCTCAAGCCCTATGGATGCTCGCCCCACAGCCACTCGCCCCACGACCACTCGCCCCACGGACACTCGCCCCACGGACACTCGTCCCATGGACACTCCCacggccccgcgctgcccgccagccccggggccgctgACGTTGTCTGgatggtggtgctgggggacGGGATCCACAACCTGACGGACGGGCTGGCCATCG GTGCCGCCTTCTCCCACAGCCTCGCCAGCGGCCTCAGCACCGCGCTGGCCGTGCTCTGCCACGAGCTGCCCCACGAGCTGG GCGACCTGGCGGTGCTGCTGCGGGCGGGCACGGCCCCCCGCACCGTCCTGCTCCTCAACCTGCTCTCggccctgctctcctgcctgggggcggcggcgggggcggccgtggggcagagcGCGTCCCACCTCACCCCCTGGCTCCTCACCGCCACCGCCGGCGTCTTCCTCTACGTGGCCTTGGCTGACATG ctccccgAGGCGCTGCGGGGCACCGAGGGTCCCGGCGAGGGCGGCTGGGGCCGCTTCCTCCTGCAGAACGCGGGGTTCCTGCTGGGCGGCGGCATCATGCTGGGCATCGCCCTGGCCGAGGGACACGTCCGCGCCTGGCTACAACCCTGA
- the NABP2 gene encoding SOSS complex subunit B1, with translation MSTETLVKDVKPGLKNLNLIFIVLETGRVTKTKDGHEVRTCKVADKTGSINISVWDDVGNLIQPGDIIRLTKGYASVFKGCLTLYTGRGGDLQKIGEFCMVYSEVPNFSEPNPEYVAQQSQSKGAQNESASPAASQSSQGPPAAPPAPDSQNGNGLSPGGPAHPPSAPAHPPSGRITRSQPGHPGPAAGPVSNGKETRRSSKR, from the exons ATGAGCACCGAGACGCTGGTGAAGGACGTCAAACCAGGGCTGAAGAACCTCAACCTCATCTTCATCGTGCTGGAGACCG GCCGGGTGACGAAGACAAAGGACGGGCACGAGGTGCGGACGTGCAAGGTGGCCGACAAAACAGGCAGCATCAACATCTCGGTGTGGGACGATGTGGGGAACCTCATCCAGCCCGGGGACATCATCCGCCTCACCAAGGG GTACGCGTCCGTCTTCAAGGGCTGCCTGACGCTCTACACCGGGCGCGGAGGCGACCTGCAGAAGATCGGCGA GTTCTGCATGGTCTACTCCGAGGTGCCCAACTTCAGCGAGCCCAACCCCGAGTACGTGGCGCAGCAGTCGCAGAGCAAAGGG GCCCAAAACGAGAGCGCGAGTCCGGCTGCTTCGCAGAGCAGCCAGGgcccccccgcagcacccccaG CCCCCGACAGCCAGAACGGGAACGGGCTAAGCCCGGGGGGCCCCGCGcacccccccagcgcccccgcgcaccccccGAGCGGCCGCATCACCCGCAGCCAGCCCGgccaccccggccccgccgccggccccgtcAGCAACGGCAAGGAGACGCGGAGGAGCAGCAAGAGATAA